From Peromyscus maniculatus bairdii isolate BWxNUB_F1_BW_parent chromosome 19, HU_Pman_BW_mat_3.1, whole genome shotgun sequence, the proteins below share one genomic window:
- the Znf475 gene encoding zinc finger protein 475: protein MALRCTKINNKPTMIRRPPTVVCYICGREYGTKSISIHEPQCLKKWHNENNLLPKELKRPEPKKPEVRVITAKGFYDLDALNEAAWSSAQSQLVPCDVCGRTFLPDRLIVHQRSCKPKAAK from the exons ATGGCTCTCAGATGTACAAAGATCAACAATAAG cCAACAATGATAAGACGTCCACCAACAGTTGTTTGTTACATCTGTGGCCGTGAATATGGGACCAAATCTATTAGCATCCATGAGCCACAATGTCTGAAAAAATGgcataatgaaaacaatttgtTGCCTAAAGAACTAAAGAGACCAGAACCGAAAAAACCAGAAGTTAGAGTCATTACTG ccaaggGGTTCTATGATCTTGACGCCTTAAACGAAGCTGCTTGGTCAAGTGCCCAGAGCCAGTTGGTTCCCTGCGATGTTTGTGGGAGGACCTTCCTGCCAGACAGACTGATTGTTCACCAGCGATCTTGTAAACCTAAAGCCGCCAAGTAA
- the Znf474 gene encoding zinc finger protein 474 produces the protein MERGKERIPSQSPRPFCGSKEPTFLIHQAVLPRDSHATLLPEIQCGGLTENRKTNAQKRRPGTVILSKRPSRTMSGSQPSPPVIPPRRPGFRICYICGREFGSQSLAIHEPQCLEKWRIENSKLPKHLRRPEPSKPQPIGGSGSYSLQAANEEAFQSAQAQLLPCGRCGRTFLPDRLLVHQRSCKPKGENPRTPDTDGPDVPTSLKKASSGIPARPRTLICYICGREFGTLSLPIHEPKCLEKWKIENDRLPRELRRPLPQKPQPLPTRQPSQEGAGVAALVPCPNCGRTFAPDRLPVHQRSCKSQPNGQKIPDSNLERKSGPNVPTNSKQQRNVAAGSEDKVTGVV, from the coding sequence atggaaagaggaaaggaaaggattcCCAGCCAATCACCACGACCTTTCTGCGGTTCCAAGGAGCCCACCTTCCTTATCCATCAGGCTGTCCTGCCTAGAGATTCCCACGCGACCCTTCTGCCAGAAATACAGTGTGGAGGtctcactgaaaacagaaagaccAACGCTCAGAAAAGGAGACCTGGAACAGTGATACTATCAAAACGCCCAAGCAGAACTATGTCAGGAAGCCAGCCTAGCCCTCCTGTGATCCCACCCCGCAGACCGGGGTTCCGGATATGCTACATCTGTGGCCGAGAGTTTGGGTCCCAGTCACTTGCCATTCATGAACCCCAGTGCCTGGAGAAGTGGCGCATTGAGAATAGCAAACTGCCCAAGCACTTGAGGAGGCCAGAACCCTCCAAACCACAGCCCATCGGTGGCAGTGGCTCCTACAGCCTTCAGGCAGCCAACGAGGAGGCATTTCAGAGCGCACAGGCTCAGCTGCTCCCCTGTGGCCGCTGTGGCCGCACATTCTTGCCAGATCGTCTCCTGGTTCACCAGAGAAGCTGCAAACCGAAGGGTGAGAATCCCAGAACACCAGATACGGATGGTCCTGATGTTCCTACTAGTCTCAAGAAAGCTTCGAGCGGCATCCCAGCCCGACCAAGGACTCTCATCTGTTACATTTGTGGTAGGGAATTTGGCACACTGTCCCTTCCTATCCATGAGCCCAAATGCTTGGAAAAGTGGAAGATTGAGAATGACCGGCTCCCTAGAGAGCTGCGTAGGCCACTGCCCCAGAAGCCCCAACCCCTTCCAACCAGACAGCCTAGCCAAGAAGGGGCAGGTGTAGCTGCGCTTGTGCCTTGCCCGAACTGTGGCCGGACCTTTGCCCCAGACCGCCTACCTGTCCACCAGAGAAGTTGTAAATCTCAACCCAACGGGCAAAAAATTCCAGATTCGAACTTAGAAAGGAAAAGTGGCCCAAATGTACCCACCAATTCCAAGCAACAAAGGAACGTGGCAGCAGGAAGTGAGGACAAGGTAACTGGTGTGGTATAG